A genomic stretch from Astatotilapia calliptera chromosome 4, fAstCal1.2, whole genome shotgun sequence includes:
- the gid4 gene encoding glucose-induced degradation protein 4 homolog isoform X1: protein MTVADGGTLSLVMPVRAEYRGTTRSACPSSASLVPPAPINTHQPGVATSLLYSGAQFRGYQKSKGNSYDVEVVLQHVTVEDSYLCGYLKINGLTEEYPTLTTFFAGEMISRKRPFLTRKWDADEDVDKKHWSKFKAFCKYARNFNSDDFDYDALENSDYIFMRWKEQFLVPDHTIKDISGASFAGFYYICFQKSTATIEGYYYHRSSEWYQSLSLNHIREHSMPIYEFR, encoded by the exons ATGACGGTTGCTGACGGTGGCACCTTATCGCTCGTCATGCCTGTCCGAGCAGAGTACCGCGGCACCACCCGATCGGCCTGCCCATCCTCGGCCTCTCTCGTCCCCCCTGCCCCGATCAACACCCACCAGCCGGGGGTGGCCACCTCGCTTCTGTACAGCGGCGCACAGTTTCGTGGATACCAGAAGAGTAAAGGAAACTCGTACGACGTTGAGGTGGTCTTGCAG CATGTGACTGTAGAGGACTCGTATTTGTGTGGCTACCTGAAAATCAATGGCCTGACTGAG GAGTATCCGACTCTAACAACGTTCTTCGCTGGAGAAATGATCAGCCGGAAGAGGCCATTTTTAACTAGAAAGTGGGATGCGGATGAGGATGTGGATAAAAAACACTGG AGCAAGTTTAAGGCTTTTTGCAAATATGCCAGGAACTTCAACTCTGATGACTTTGACTATGATGCACTGGAAAACAGTGACTATATCTTCATGAGGTGGAAG GAGCAGTTTCTAGTTCCAGACCACACGATCAAAGATATCAGTGGTGCCTCCTTTGCAGGTTTCTACTACATCTGCTTCCAGAAGTCCACAGCCACTATTGAGGGTTACTATTATCATCGGAGCTCAGAGTG GTACCAGTCTTTAAGCCTGAACCATATTCGAGAGCACAGTATGCCTATTTACGAATTTCGGTGA
- the tbl3 gene encoding transducin beta-like protein 3: protein MANTNLQFKTNYAVSSKIEPFYKGGKVQISKDEKYIFCTCGSRVNVLEISTGKIIHCVEHDDQEDITSFALSCDDEMLVTASRALLLKQWDWRQANCTRSWRAIHTVPVASMTFDSTSTLLATGGCDGTIKLWDVVKHYCTHNLKGSSGVVHLVQFHPNTDLLQLFSSSLDCGIRIWDLRSSQCVCVLQSHYSAVTSLSFSPDGNAMVSSGRDKICTVWDLKTRKAKRTVPVYEAVEGVVILPGSTDLAEIRVKSKDLHFITAGSKGVLRVWEASTARCVYTQTLPSTLPSASEEDENDNPRSLTYLFHLPASARLATVTAEHNILLYQLPALTTQQQFVGYSDEVLDVKFLGKGDSHIVVATNSCQLKVFELLTNSCQILYGHTDTVLTLDVFKKGSLFASCAKDRSVRVWHMDSDSGQVRCVAQGSGHTNAVGSISCSRMKASFVATGSQDCTVKVWDLPADCSAEGGIHQLTARATEKAHDKDVNSVAVSPNDKLLASGSQDRTAKLWSLTGEGTVSLLGVFRGHRRGVWAVCFSPVDQVLATTSADGTAKLWSLQDFSCLKTFEGHDASVLKVIFVSRGTQLLTSGSDGLVKLWTIKTNECVKTLDAHQDKVWGLHASRKDDKMVTGSADSNITVWSDVTEIELAEEQAKQEDQILKQQELSNLLHGKKYLKALGLAISLDQPHTVLTVIKAIREGENSSELLEKTLLKLRQDQKESVLRYCVVWNTNARNCLNAQAVLQVLLTHLPPEELLQYQGARSHLEGLIPYTERHMQRIGRLLQASMFLNYMWQKMRVAGGPSSTGQDEDMDTTPLAQAQPFFVIDKEKKSGSDERRDEGNDSDGEQDEDPDSCVEDEEELEDVSATNKASTDNGRVENGASHKTNGKHHSESEESSEEEDQEEETTVKKTKGLPVSSAQQCQTFAS, encoded by the exons ATGGCAAATACCAACCTTCAGTTCAAAACCAA TTATGCTGTTTCCAGCAAGATCGAGCCATTTTACAAAGGGGGGAAAGTGCAG ATCAGCAAAGATGAGAAATACATCTTTTGCACCTGTGGCTCTCGAGTCAATGTTTTGGAGATCAGCACTGGGAAGATCATTCACTGTGTTGAGCAT GATGATCAAGAGGACATCACGTCATTTGCTCTCAGCTGTGATGATGAG ATGCTGGTAACAGCCAGCCGGGCGCTGCTGCTTAAGCAGTGGGATTGGAGGCAGGCTAACTGCACTCGGTCCTGGAGGGCTATTCACACTGTTCCCGTAGCTAGTATGACCTTTGACTCCACCTCTACTCTCCTAGCCACAG GTGGCTGTGATGGCACAATAaaactttgggatgtggtgaagCATTATTGCACTCATAACCTGAAAGGGTCATCTGGTGTTGTACA tTTGGTCCAGTTCCACCCAAATACCGACCTGCTGCagcttttctcctcctctttggaCTGTGGCATCCGGATATGGGACCTGCGCTccagccagtgtgtgtgtgtcctgcagaGCCACTACAGTGCTGTGACATCTCTCAGCTTCAGTCCCGATGGTAACGCCATGGTCAG TTCTGGCAGAGACAAGATCTGCACAGTTTGGGACCTGAAAACTCGCAAAGCCAAGAGAACTGTTCCAGTCTATGAG GCTGTGGAGGGTGTTGTAATTCTTCCTGGAAGTACAGACTTGGCTGAGATCAGAGTAAAGAGCAAGGACTTGCATTTCATCACAGCTGGAAGCAAAG GTGTATTAAGGGTGTGGGAGGCCAGCACGGCACGTTGTGTCTACACGCAGACCCTTCCCTCCACCCTCCCCTCTGCCTCTGAGGAGGATGAGAACGACAACCCCCGCAGTCTGACATACCTGTTTCACCTGCCCGCCTCAGCTAGACTGGCCACAGTCACTGCAGAGCACAACATACTGCTGTATCAGCTGCCTGCTCTCACCACACAGCAGCAA TTTGTGGGCTACAGTGACGAGGTGCTGGACGTGAAGTTTCTGGGAAAAGGTGACAGTCACATCGTGGTGGCCACCAACAGCTGCCAGCTGAAGGTTTTTGAGCTGCTCACCAACAGCTGCCAGATCCTCTATGGACACACAG ATACGGTCCTCACACTGGATGTGTTCAAAAAAGGATCTCTCTTTGCAAGTTGTGCAAAG GACAGGTCAGTGCGTGTGTGGCATATGGACAGTGACAGTGGTCAGGTGCGATGTGTGGCCCAGGGCTCCGGCCACACCAACGCTGTGGGCTCCATCTCCTGCTCCAG GATGAAGGCATCATTCGTTGCGACTGGTAGTCAGGACTGTACCGTGAAGGTGTGGGATCTACCTGCAGACTGCTCTGCAGAAGGAGGCATCCATCAGCTAACTGCCCGCGCCACAGAGAAAGCACATGATAAG GATGTAAACAGTGTTGCCGTATCACCCAATGACAAGCTGCTGGCTTCAGGTTCCCAGGATCGCACAGCCAAGCTGTGGTCCTTGACGGGGGAGGGAACAGTGAGCCTGCTGGGGGTGTTTCGGGGCCACCGTCGTGGCGTCTGGGCCGTTTGCTTCTCTCCTGTGGACCAAGTGCTGGCCACCACCTCTGCAGACGGCACAGCCAAGCTGTGGAGCCTGCAAGACTTCAGCTGCCTCAAG acatttgaGGGCCACGATGCATCGGTTCTTAAGGTCATCTTTGTGAGCCGAGGCACTCAGCTGCTCACCAG TGGCTCCGATGGTTTAGTGAAGCTGTGGACCATCAAGACCAATGAGTGTGTGAAGACACTGGATGCCCACCAGGACAAAGTGTGGGGTCTCCACGCCAGTCGCAAGGATGACAAGATGGTTACTGGCTCAGCAGACTCTAACATCACCGTGTGGTCG GATGTGACTGAAATAGAGCTGGCAGAGGAGCAGGCGAAACAGGAAGATCAGATACTCAA GCAGCAAGAGCTGTCCAATCTGCTCCACGGGAAGAAATATCTGAAGGCCTTGGGTCTCGCCATCTCACTGGACCAGCCTCACACCGTGCTCACTGTTATCAAAG CGATCCGTGAAGGAGAGAATAGCTCCGAGCTGTTGGAAAAGACGCTGCTGAAGCTTCGACAGGATCAAAAAG AGTCAGTTCTGCGCTATTGTGTGGTGTGGAACACCAACGCCAGGAACTGCCTGAATGCCCAGGCTGTCCTACAGGTGCTCCTCACACACCTGCCCCCCGAAGAGCTGCTGCAGTACCAGGGAGCCCGATCACACCTTGAGGGCCTCATTCCATACACAG AGAGACACATGCAGAGGATTGGGCGTCTGCTGCAGGCCTCCATGTTCTTGAACTACATGTGGCAGAAAATGAGAGTGGCCGGAGGGCCGTCCAG TACGGGCCAAGATGAAGACATGGATACGACACCTCTGGCACAGGCTCAGCCTTTCTTTGTGATCGACAAGGAGAAAAAGAGCGGCAGCGACGAGAGACGAGACGAAGGCAACGACAGCGACGGTGAACAAGACGAAGATCCAGATTCCTGTGTTGAAGATGAAGAGGAGCTCGAGGATGTCAGTGCCACCAACAAAGCCTCCACCGACAACGGGCGAGTGGAAAACGGAGCAAGCCACAAAACTAACGGCAAGCACCACTCTGAGAGCGAGGAGAGCTCTGAAGAGGAAGACCAGGAGGAGGAAACGAcagttaaaaagacaaaaggtcTCCCGGTTTCTTCGGCTCAACAGTGCCAGACTTTTGCCAGCTGA
- the gid4 gene encoding glucose-induced degradation protein 4 homolog isoform X2, which produces MTVADGGTLSLVMPVRAEYRGTTRSACPSSASLVPPAPINTHQPGVATSLLYSGAQFRGYQKSKGNSYDVEVVLQHVTVEDSYLCGYLKINGLTEEYPTLTTFFAGEMISRKRPFLTRKWDADEDVDKKHWSKFKAFCKYARNFNSDDFDYDALENSDYIFMRWKEQFLVPDHTIKDISGASFAGFYYICFQKSTATIEGYYYHRSSECF; this is translated from the exons ATGACGGTTGCTGACGGTGGCACCTTATCGCTCGTCATGCCTGTCCGAGCAGAGTACCGCGGCACCACCCGATCGGCCTGCCCATCCTCGGCCTCTCTCGTCCCCCCTGCCCCGATCAACACCCACCAGCCGGGGGTGGCCACCTCGCTTCTGTACAGCGGCGCACAGTTTCGTGGATACCAGAAGAGTAAAGGAAACTCGTACGACGTTGAGGTGGTCTTGCAG CATGTGACTGTAGAGGACTCGTATTTGTGTGGCTACCTGAAAATCAATGGCCTGACTGAG GAGTATCCGACTCTAACAACGTTCTTCGCTGGAGAAATGATCAGCCGGAAGAGGCCATTTTTAACTAGAAAGTGGGATGCGGATGAGGATGTGGATAAAAAACACTGG AGCAAGTTTAAGGCTTTTTGCAAATATGCCAGGAACTTCAACTCTGATGACTTTGACTATGATGCACTGGAAAACAGTGACTATATCTTCATGAGGTGGAAG GAGCAGTTTCTAGTTCCAGACCACACGATCAAAGATATCAGTGGTGCCTCCTTTGCAGGTTTCTACTACATCTGCTTCCAGAAGTCCACAGCCACTATTGAGGGTTACTATTATCATCGGAGCTCAGAGTG TTTCTAG
- the noxo1a gene encoding NADPH oxidase organizer 1a, producing the protein MEAKQYPISIHLVGVLQKEKTKFYKTSVLWSDESSVVIYRRFREFMKMHKQLKKAFPPANKLRKSDRIVPRFREGRVKQKSRGKAPTKSLVRLKYLQKYCNAVLSCDQRVTQSAELIQFLNPKDQDLQPDFAKNGIIIMPPEDELRSEGLHANAGEVTQPFITEAYTCVAPYDTKDSKNKPLKVAKGDKLDVVIKDKGGWWLVETEDRRMAWFPAPYLERTNDDNEDHEEIPEKGALYTAVKSYKATKTDEVTVTIGAVVEVLQKSENGWWLVRSSGKMGYIPTMILQPHRYPHIHNTSHHLDQRRHTSLLVPSSNLEQHSQLSLSQGSLLQHPPVRSSSPLLILPESRQRSVSLEVLSEQPHAQPAANSTSAATDISTSPTSPSHPPPPVITVKMDGEDEERVLSRSQTEDSEDSFMSDSTDFSFSDDSSFNSSLNLSPTANDEWLRLSRTPPPGTSNTLSPTSGPGGRLISSVSDPTLYKSPKIPKVPPRPGAQEILSRCTSVTRKNAAKGALSPKLRSSADKVPV; encoded by the exons ATGGAGGCTAAGCAGTATCCCATAAGCATCCATCTAGTTGGAGTACTGCAGAAGGAAAAGACCAAA ttttaCAAGACTTCTGTGCTTTGGTCCGACGAGAGCAGTGTTGTGATTTACAGACGTTTTCGAGAATTCATGAAAATGCAC aaACAACTGAAGAAAGCATTCCCACCTGCAAACAAGCTGAGAAAATCTGACAGAATTGTCCCCAGATTTCGAG AGGGGAGGGTGAAGCAAAAAAGTCGAGGGAAAGCCCCAACCAAGTCACTGGTGCGCCTGAAATATTTGCAGAAATATTGCAATGCAGTCCTGTCCTGTGACCAGCGAGTGACTCAGTCTGCAGAGCTCATCCAGTTCTTGAACCCTAAAGACCAGGACCTGCAGCCGGACTTTGCCAAAAACGG catcatcatcatgccCCCGGAGGATGAACTCAGAAGCGAAGGACTTCACGCAAACGCCGGTGAAGTGACCCAGCCGTTTATCACAGAAGCATACACGTGTGTCGCCCCGTATGACACCAAAGACTCCAAGAACAAACCTTTGAAAGTAGCCAAGGGTGACAAACTCGATGTGGTCATCAAAGACAAAGGAG GATGGTGGCTGGTGGAGACTGAAGACAGGCGGATGGCCTGGTTTCCTGCACCCTATCTGGAGAGGACAAATGATGATAATGAAGATCATGAGGAGATTCCTGAAAAAG GAGCACTCTACACTGCAGTCAAGAGCTACAAGGCCACCAAAACTGACGAGGTGACCGTAACCATAGGTGCTGTGGTGGAAGTCCTGCAGAAGTCTGAAAATGGCTGGTGGCTCGTCAG ATCCAGTGGGAAAATGGGTTACATTCCCACCATGATACTGCAGCCCCACCGCTACCCTCATATTCATAACACTTCCCATCACCTGGATCAGCGCCGCCACACTTCCCTTCTCGTTCCATCCTCGAATCTGGAACAGCACTCCCAACTGAGCCTCTCCCAAGGAAGCCTGCTGCAACATCCCCCCGTAAGGTCTTCGTCACCTCTCCTGATCCTGCCGGAGAGTAGGCAGAGGTCTGTGTCTCTTGAGGTTTTGTCTGAACAACCTCATGCACAGCCTGCTGCAAACAGTACCAGTGCTGCTACCGATATCTCCACTTCACCCACCTCTCCCTCTCACCCTCCTCCGCCCGTGATCACGgtgaagatggatggagaggACGAAGAACGCGTCCTCTCCAGGAGTCAGACGGAGGATAGTGAGGATAGCTTTATGAGCGACAGCACCGACTTCAGCTTCAGTGACGACTCCAGCTTTAACTCGTCCCTGAACCTGAGCCCCACTGCCAATGATGAATGGCTGCGTCTCAGCCGCACCCCTCCACCGGGGACGAGCAACACCCTCAGCCCAACGAGCGGCCCAGGGGGGAGGCTGATCTCGAGTGTCTCTGATCCCACGCTCTACAAATCACCCAAAATACCCAAGGTGCCACCCAGACCGGGCGCCCAGGAGATCCTCTCCCGGTGTACTTCTGTCACCCGCAAGAATGCAGCAAAAGGTGCTCTGTCACCCAAGCTGAGATCATCAGCCGATAAAGTTCCTGTTTGA
- the rnf151 gene encoding RING finger protein 151: MRGSICSKTSPPGYGNTLRKIKQELAMADPEVSTQSGGYDVELFVDTPDYDLICTICQGVLRCPVRAACHHIFCKKCILQWLKRQETCPCCRKPVNPSLIFVMFKLSKSIGRLKIKCKNEIRGCAETFPLSEQYCHSMSCLYELIPCPYQGCRVQLLRRDLETHAHHCEHWRQPCHMGCGTILSHQTQAQHNCYKQLRQEYEARQRNHRAIATALQRKMRRMQSTMAHMKRQIGLICESLEVMDDLHEVEEEDLGESSGSSSGTPSSSSSC; the protein is encoded by the exons ATGAGAGGATCGATATGCAGTAAAACCAGCCCCCCGGGTTATGGAAACAcgctgagaaaaataaaacaggagctTGCCATG GCAGACCCAGAGGTGTCAACACAGAGCGGGGGTTATGATGTGGAGCTGTTTGTGGACACTCCAGACTATGATCTGATCTGCACCATATGCCAAGGGGTCCTCAGATGTCCAGTAAGAGCTGCGTGCCACCACATTTTCTGCAAGAAATGCATCTTGCAGTGGCTAAAAAG ACAGGAGACCTGCCCCTGCTGCAGGAAGCCGGTGAACCCAAGCTTGATCTTTGTCATGTTCAAGCTAAGCAAATCTATTGGACGCCTCAAGATCAAG TGCAAGAATGAGATCCGCGGCTGTGCAGAGACCTTTCCCCTCTCAGAGCAGTACTGCCACAGCATGAGCTGTTTGTATGAGCTAATCCCCTGCCCCTACCAGGGCTGCAGGGTACAGCTCCTCCGCAGGGACCTCGAGACCCATGCGCACCACTGTGAGCACTGGCGCCAGCCTTGCCACATGGGATGTGGGACGATACTCTCCCACCAAACCCAGGCTCAACACAACTGCTACAAGCAGTTGAGGCAGGAGTACGAAGCTAGGCAGAGGAATCACAGGGCCATTGCCACCGCCCTACAGcggaagatgaggaggatgcAGAGCACCATGGCCCACATGAAAAGGCAGATAGGGCTTATCTGTGAGAGTCTGGAGGTGATGGATGATCTGCATGAGGTGGAAGAGGAGGACCTTGGGGAGAGTAGTGGCAGCTCCAGTGGGACTccaagtagcagcagcagctgctga